From the Oncorhynchus keta strain PuntledgeMale-10-30-2019 chromosome 13, Oket_V2, whole genome shotgun sequence genome, the window accCATCATGTTCATTACAActgcccacagcatgatgctgccaccaccatgcttcaccgagggaaagcaaagtacagagagatctgcACCATTGCGCTCAGACACTAGGACTGGGGTAatgtttcaccttccaacaggacaaaaactctaagcacacagccaagacaacacagaagtggctttggaacatgtctctgaatgcccggacttgaacccgatcgaacatctctggaaataCCTGAAAATAGAAAATCGCAACTGCTTGGTATCCGAACACAAGGCGCTAAAAAGGGTAGTgtgtaaggcccagtacatcgctggggcggagctccctgccatccaggacctctataccaggcggtgtcacaTTTTTTAatcaaagacttcagccacccaagccacagactgttctcactgcttccgcatggcaagtggtaccattgtaccaagtctgggaccaacaggaccctgaacaactgctacccccaagccataagacctcTAAACAAGACGGCTAAATACCTAATCAGATGGTTATCAGGACTAAATGCATTGACCCTTTTTAGCACCAATtctcttgcactgactctatggACACACACTGGCCACTACCCAAACATTCATACATACagtacttacactgacaccccaaaacacacacaatacttacacccacacacatgcatactgcccccccccacacacactgctgctgttgtctattatctatcctgttgcctggTCACTTTACTCTTAcctatactgtatgtagagcacagggctacctcaattacctcgacttgGTACTTCTATTCCCTGTAGAaagccatgttattgttctactccctgtatatagccatgttattgttctactccctgtagaaagccatgttattgttctaatccctgtatatagccatgttattgtctactccctgtatatagccatgttattgttctactccctgtatatagccatgttattgttctaatccctgtatatagccatgttattgttctaatccctgtatatagccatgttattgttctaatccctgtatatagccatgttattgttctactccctgtagaaagccatgttattgttctaatccctgtatatagccatgttattgttctactccctgtatatagccatgttattgttctactccctgtatatagccatgttattgttctaatccctgtatatagccatgttattgttctaatccctgtatatagccatgttattgttctaatccctgtatatagccatgttattgttctactccctgtagaaagccatgttattgttctactccctgtatatagccatgttattgttctactccctgtatatagccatgttattgttctactccctgtatatagccatgttattgtttcactccctgtatatagccatgttattgttctactccctgtatatagccatgttattgttctactccctgtatatagccatgttattgtttcactccctgtatatagccatgttattgttctactccctgtatatagccatgttattgttctactccctgtatatagccatgttattgttctactccctgtatatagccatgttattgtttcactccctgtatatagccatgttattgttctactccctgtatatagccatgttattgttatactccctgtatatagccatgttattgttctactccctgtatatagccatgttattgttctactccctgtatatagccatgttattgttctactccctgtatatagccatgttattgttctactccctgtatatagccatgttattgttctaatccctgtatatagccatgtcattgttctactccctgtatatagccatgttattgtttcattccttgtatatagccatgttattgttctaatccctgtatatagccatgttattgtttcactccttgtatatagccatgataTTTGTTTACATGTTATTTTTATTCCTTATTCACTGTGTATTCCCTTTTATCTTGTTTTTTtacctctgcattgttggaaaaggacctgtAAGTAAGcctttccctgttagtctacacagcATGTTACAAATACAAATGTATTTTACTTGAACAGGAAGTAAGCTATCTGCTAAACTATTTGCACTGCATAGTTATGTTGAAGGTATGTGTGATGCCAGAGATTTGTAAAGGGCGCTAGTCTAAATCTCTAGTCAGGTATTGACAGCCTGGAGGTTGTGATGTCACCTTGTCTTTGACCTAAAGACAGCAATTGCCTCCAGGAGCTATAACCTTGGCTTTAGCTCAAAGGATTAATGCTGTCAGTTCTGAAGAGCCAGAGACCTACTGGTAAACAACAGTTTGATGTAGCTACAGATTTGCCCCACAAACCAACAAAATGCAATGAAAAGATTTTTCTTCCTACTGTCAAAAGTGTATTGGTATTTGTGGCGACTTCTCTGGGCCTTGCTGGCAAGCTGCGTGAAGGCCGCATGTTTTTAAGCCACTGGGCCACACGCAGAGCCCTGCTAAGACCCTGCAGGAGAGATAAAACGGCCTTGGTGGGGAAAAGGCGGACGCAGACCAGCGGTGTGAAACAGGATCACAGACGGCTGGAGGACGGCCCATGAAGAAGGAGGGggtggaagagggggaggaaggggagagccaCCGCACCAGAAGAGAAGGATTCTGGGACAGCAATGGCTGCCAGCCATCTTCGGAGACAATCACAAgtatagagaaagggagaggttatagatacagtatgttcGATTGGTGTGCACACATGGAGTCCGCATGTAATGAGCATGGAATCCGTAACGAAGCATCCCACTGGGCActgacgtcaattcaacgtctagttttgatttacatttggttgagttgtcaactaacgtgaattcaaccaAACACCCTGTcgttggatttaggttaaaagttggatGAAAAAAATACGAAATTCCCTTTACACTGATGACTTTTTGAAAATCCAATCAGTGTTTcacattgattcaatgtcatcacatttCATTTTTGGTTAAAAATACGTGGAAACATGGTCAACAACATGGAACTTAGAGGAGCATCAAGTTCAATAACCTACTGTTTTATAATTGTGTAAGTAATGTTGTCTGTGAGTCTAAAAAGGTAGCGGCCTCACATCTCAATTGCTGAAACCGAATGTCGACAACGGCAAAGACCTTCTCGGCCACCCACTTAAAACCATCACCATCCACAGTAAACAGACGATTCACAGGGCCAGTTTGATAGGCCAATGTGGTACCCTTTAGTCAGTAGGACACACAAACAGGAAGTGACTCAAAGCATGGTGAAATGCTCTATATTTCACAATAGCTAATCCTACTATAAACCTCTTTCCTCCTACTAAATTGAAACCACCACTTATAGAAGCATGTGATGCACAACACAGTGCCAAACAGCTGTGCTTCACTCTGTATTATTTCATGGTGAAATATACAATGCACCTCTCCAGAGACAAGAGggtaaagagagaatgagagagagataacaaAAGAGTGAGAGAGCGCAAAAGAGATGGAGAAGGCAGAGAGATGCGAACATTGTCGAAAACACCATGGACAATGTGTTCAATTGGAAAAGGAACAAAGCCTTCAGCCTCTAAACAAAGACTAACGAAGGCGGACATGATGCTAACGAACGCATCCGCACGGCATTGGCAAATGGACCCTGAGAGGACCTATCAAAACCCTGGCACTACAATGCCAAAGCCCACAAATGGAAGATTGGATAGAGAGCAAGGgcgagagagtaggagagagggaaaTAACATCTATGAGGTGTATGttaagagtgtgtgtggggggggttgtgtTAGATAGGGAAGGTGGTGAGGGGCGGGACTTGCTGTTATTTTGGCATTTCTGCTCCCTTATTTATTCTGCGGCTGGTGAATTTGTTTAAACTCCAATTGGAAAAGGCTGATCAAAAAGAATGGggcaggcagagaaagagggggaaaaacCCCTCGCTTCCGACTTACATCAAACGCAGGCACAGCGGGTGCCAATCAACGACCAATTTTTTTCATACATTTCTATAGTTTCTGGAGAAAGGAGCGAGAGCTTGGCCTCTGAAGTCTTTTGTTTTGATCACAAAGAAAATGGAGCCCAGAACAGTCGAGAGCTACAGTATAGGTTCTCTCTTTGCGGAGTAATATAAAATGTATCACATTACAATGTCTTTCAAGTGACACCACAGATATGTCACAATGATATTAAAAGTTGTGACAAAAGTACTTAAGGTCATAGGCTACATCTATTTAGTTTGTCTGTGTGTCCTTCTGAAGGATATTCTAACCATGTAATCTAGGCCTGATTAGAGAAATTGTCTACTAGATTAAATCCAAAATGTATTGATTTTATAGAATCACCATTAGGATTATAGGTCATGTACCCGTGACCCTTATCAATCTGTGACCGTGGAATGAGTTTTACAGCTCAGAAATGTCAGCTGAACCACCAAAACTAAACATCAGCACAGTGTCAAAAGGTTGCTGTCAGTGAACTAGGAGAAAGGTTCCCAATCTTGTTTTGCATCCGGGACACCTTTTGTGATAGCAAATATATCAGGGACCCTCTCAGAATACCAGAACACAACTCCTATTTAGTGTGACTAAAATAGCATACAAGCAGTTTTACTATgactttacattacattttacatttaagtcatttagcagacgctcttatccagagcgacttacaaattggtgcattcaccttatgacatccagtggaacagccactttacaatagtgcatctaaagaCTTCTGCAGTGCATGGCCAGACTAATCAAGTCTCGGACCCTGAGAAAGAACATTTTACATTCTCTGGAATcagagagaacattttgcagttttaaagctaatttcttgcaattctacacattttgccatagggcaGAGTAAAagagctgtcacgccctggccatagagaggcttttattctctattttggttaggccagggtgtgactagggtgggcattctagtctCTTTATTTCTacgttttggccaggtatggttctcaatcagggacagctgtctatcgttgtgtctgattgggaatcatacttaggcagccttttccccacctgtgttttgtgggtagttattttctgtttagctgcctgacagaactgtgcactttaatgtttctactttgttattttgttgcggtgttcagtttaataaataTGAACGCCTACCACGCTGCTCCTTGGTCTCCTTCTTCAACCCACGGGAGTCGTGACAAGAGCTGCATTTTTAAAGCTTAAATTACACTGCATTATGTTCAAAACAACATTTTGGGGGAATACAAGAAGAATTGAGTAGAAAAAAATGGAAATGATGGAGTACTGTGGATACAAATATCCCCGTGAGCCTCCCATGCCCATGTTGGGCATCTGAAAGGTTAAGAACAGAAATTGTGGATGAATAATATGACATTGTATTGTACCCCCAACTTTTTCCACGCATCTCGTACACAATTCATTAAATGGTTCTTGCTAGAAATATTCATAAaagggtatttaaaaaaaatatatagacatATATTGAGGTCTTGCAATAGACCCCCTGCAGTATCTCCTCAGACTCCACTTTGGGAACACCTGAACTCGGATGGCTCATTGACTCTTACTGAAAGGTCAAGCCAAACACTACAGAAAAGCTCCAGAGGGACTTGAACCACAATGGTTTATGGGTTAATATAGCAGCAGGTCAATGTAGGGTTCACCAATAAGACATTTTGCTCATGTAAAGGCCTAATCTGCCATTTCAACAGCCTAACCCCTGCCACTTTATTTGATAAAATAAAGGAATGAGCTGagggaaatgtaaccactctcaaattcatagatggATGGATCAATGGTAATGCCCTGAATGGGAAAGGGCACAGTACACACCAGGGATGTGACATTGGAGAATCATCATCTGGCTCTGGCCAGACAGCTGCAGACAGTTGGCACCAGGTCACCCAGCTGGAGAGGGCATTCCTCTGTGATATGTCCCCTCACAGTGTAGCCAGTCTGATAAGAGCCAGGGATGTGCCCATCAATTGTCTGTCTGAGGGAGTTGAGGCAGTTATCAGTAGATGTTATTGATGTTGATTAACTACTATGCATGcacctgtgtgtgcgtgttcactAACGTGCGTGTTCGTCCTCCTGCGAGTGCAAATTCTTCCTGTCTTTGAAATCCATATCCCTTCTCCCTGAGGTGTAATATAATTGTCACTGGTGACAAATGCTCATGTCATCTGATTAACAATGTCAGTGTGAGACGAGATGAGCAGGAGAGATACAAATATGGGATATTTTAAGAAGTAGCAGCCTGACAAACAGCTTAGATATTCTACTGACTGAGATTTATGATAACGTCATACCTGAACACCACAATGCTCTTCAGACTCCACATTTACTTGATAGAATTTATAGTGTATCATGGTATGTATCAAGGCTGTCATTAGCTTGCCATGGCTGCCAGTAGGATGAGACCACATTTTGCAGTCTATTTCATATCAAGCCTCTCAGTAAATCTTTACGCTGCTGGTGGTGATGCAAGAACACCTCGTGCCTCTGAATTGGCATGGAGGGGTGTAAGGTGCAGGCACACATAAAAATAGAAAGAGACAGACAACCTATTTGATTGAAAAGCCAGGTTTTGATCAGACAAAAACACATTTGGCTTCTCCACAGTGAGAGAGCATGTTTGTAGTTTTGCATCCCTGTTGTTTTTAAATGCTATCATAGATTTCAGTTGGCCTACATAAATCCCCTATGCTTTTGTTCTGGTATACTGTCTTGGGTTGAACAGCTAGTCATTAGGTTGCATGACTATCCAGAGGACACACTTGCCCTTCTGATGCTTTTAGCCTGTGAATTTACAAGCCTATTTAGTATTGGACCTCGACAGTGGACCAATGTTGAAGCAGCAACTCTGACTTGTATGGCAGCCCACTGAATAAACAATGGTTGCACTGTCGGCAGACCAATGGATGTCTGTGCATAAAATGAGTGGATGGAGAATCACCATATATGGTTTTCCCTTATTAACGTCCCCAAGACCAAATAGACAACTAATTTGACAGTTGAACCATATTTAGGGGACATAAGGATTAAGGGATGTCTAATTTGTAATTATAATCTAAATAGTTACAATGATGGCAGAAATTTCAGTGGTTAAACTTTTGATCTCGAGAAAATAAATAATGAGCGGATGCTGTTAGCATAGCCTAATAAATGCTGGTCCACACATCACTCGAGGTGCACTTTCTCGAGATGAGGGCGATTGACTGGCAATTAAACTCGTGCTGTGAGCTAGTATGATCAACATCAAGACTAAAACGAACCCAGTCATTATCGCGCTAATTATTTCAGACCTGATTGGATATTGATGAGATTCAAGTTAAGAACTTCTTGAGATTGCCCACTGGGGGGAAAAAAagtggttgaatcaacgttgtttccacatcatttcaacaataacaaatgtgatgacgttgaatcaaggTGGAAAACTGAGTCaattactttttgcaaatcctAAGGAAAGGTCCTCTTTTTTTCACCCAatttttaacctaaatccaatgacatggtgacattgtTTATTTCACATTAAATTCAAGTTAGTTGACAACTGAATCAactgtaaatcaaaactagatgttgaaatgGCATGTGCCCAGAAGGTGAGCTCCTTGTAGACGAATTATCTTGTAGCAcgcaataaaaaaataaatgattgACTGCGCACACTAAAGAAAAAAAGTGCCACTAGCTAGGATGCCTCATTGACTCTTAATGAAAGGTCAAGCCAGACACTACAGAAAAGCTCCAGAGGGACTTGAACCACAATGGTTTAAAGGGCGCACAAAATTGACCAAGTATGCTAAAATCATGATTTTCATACCTGCTGCCCGCTACCTTCGCGCCCTCCAAATGTTTTAAGGTTGCCCTTTAATCCATCGGCACTGCTACAATCCAGCGGTGCGTCTGTCCGCGGGCGACATCAGCACAGCCTAGATGTGTGTAGGACTGGTCCAATATTGCTTGACACAGTGATAGATATCCGAAAATTAAATCCACGCGCACACAAACGCAACACTGCTCGTTTTCTTGGAACAAATGCTTGACTGTAGATTGATAGAGCACAGAAAATTATTCAGTGCTTTCTCTTCCTCTTATGCTTTCTGATAAGAGTCAGACTATGTATTGTCCAACGTGTGAATACACTGTCATTATTGTTTCTCAGTCTTAACCGAGTGTGATCACCCTTGAAGTGAGAGAAAATAAAATCTCATATAAAATTGAGTAATAAACTCAAAATTGAAGTGAAATTGTCCCGACTTCTGCCTCAGTTGCGGCACCAGTCTGTATTCCACTGAGTTCCATCAGAGACTGACTGCATGCACGCCGTGCGCACTAACTTATTATCATACAGACACCTACCGACCGCAGCGCTCATCACAGACTCTGGAATAACCCATCATAGTGGCACACAAGGCCACTAACACCATCAATCGCCACTGGCGTAAACACACTAATAAGCCTACATTGGTCAATCACATTAAGGGACTACACAAAAATGTCTTTGCCCAGTTTTACGCAAATAAGATCAATGGGAATTTCGATTCATGACATTGAACGGCATCATGTCGTTAAATATGATTTTTGAACGTTGTAGGAGACATGACATCATAGCCTAGGAGTAATATTTGCATTGGTCTATTAACGTGCGAGATTTAATTTAACTTTGGCAGATGTGAGCCTTAGGGGACAATTTTGCACAAATAGATATATTGTATACCTTTTAATTGTCACGTGGGAACAGGTGTGTTTGGATATCGCACCGACTTAATTAAATGAACCTCTTAAAAAGGCCCAGTGCAGGCAAAAACGTGATTGTcttgtttgtatatatatatatatatatatatatatatttccacactatggaggttggaataatactgtgaaattgtgaatgagaaattgctctttgccaAGAAGTAATTTTGACCATTATAATTTTAAACAAAATCACAATTGTTAGAAAacgatttgatattgagataaaaatggctgcactGGACCTTTGATTCCTTGTGAACTTCAGCAGAGCTGGACTTGGACTACAGTGCAGTGAACTATGTTGGTTTTACAGTCAGAAGTGGTGCAGCATTGCCACCATGTGGATTGTTTCAGAATAAGTTCCAAACTTCACGTtggcagtaaaaaaaaaaagaaatgtttaaaaaaataaaaatcaccaAACATTTAGCCTACATATCACTTCATTCAATCGTTTCAGGAATGATTGCTAGACTTAGGCGTCAAGCAATAAGGTCAGATGCATTTTTAAGAGATCAGCCATACAAATTGATCAAAAAGATTTATTCTGTGGTGAAAACGTTCCAGCTACACACCCCCTCCCATTAGTTGCACAAATTGCAACATTTTCTTATACTTAATGCACACATGGGGAAGAAAAATCAACAATGTATGACATGACAAGCATGAAATGATTTGATTTGCTGTGGCAGTTCAGGGAAAAGGAATGTCTTATGAGATATACTTTTCACCAGGTCCTTTGAACTCCTTGCATTAAGACAGAAAACAACTGATAAGATTTGTCTGGAAAGAAAATCTTCTAATGTTTTAAAAGGCAGAGAGACGTCACCATCAAGTTCCTCTGAGTTTTGGATAGAGTGAATGTCCGGGCGCTCTTGGTTTGAAACGATTGTTCGAGCAGCTTTCTGAAAGGCATCAGCGGCTGTAGTAGTTCATCACTTTTAGTGGACTCCATTTCCCAGAGGCCTCAGCATTCCTCTTTGATGTAGATTTGATCGTCTGTGTCCGACTCTATGTGCTCCAGCCTGTCAGTTTGTCCACTCATAATCTCATCTGGGGTTTTCATGAACCTGAACcacacatacacagtggttaATCATTAGTTTAATCATTAGTTAACTCAAACTGGACAAGTGTATATACATTTTGTTTTTATTACTTCAAATAAATATTGGGTTTTAACTAAACCCTACCATACCTGAATAAGAGTCTCTGTCCTGGCTCTTTCCTGATAATGTTCAGTTTGTAGTAGTGTCTCAGTGCTCGTGACATCTTCTCGTACGTCATATTGGTCCTGTTCTGTTACAACCAATAGAACAAGATAGAATGTTAACACAGAACTTTAAGAAAACCAGCACTGCGGGAAAATGCCTTTTCCAATCAAACACTGTGGGGTGTAGTTCGTTACCTTGTGGTTCCCCCACAGGCGAGCCAGGCCGTTGGGGTCCATGATGCGGAAGACTTTGGTCTCTGTGTCCTCCCAGCGGATGTAGTTCTCGTACCGGCTGTCTGAGAGGAGCTGGTAGACGTAGTCCCACAGCAGCCTGCAGTCTGGGAACACAAACACGTCAGAGGTGACACATTTCAGACAGTACCTGTTAACTTCAACTTTAGCCACACTTCCTCCAGAGTTGGTTGAAGCCGTGAACACCACCCTCTAAGATTAACCTTCAGGAGCGTTAGTTACCTGCTATCCGTCCAATGGGCATTGCCTGTTCCTCTGGTGGTGAGACGGGCACAATGACGTGGTGGTTCCTGTAGAGCGCCTCCTCCTGCTGATGTAGAGCGTGCTGCTGGTGGTGGGCCAGTGCCAGCTGGATGTGGCCCTTCCCCTCACGCCCATTTTCATGGGGGGCCTGAAGTGGTGGCCCACCACGACCGTGCCTGAAGTCTCCAGCgacacctcctctccctgggctaaGCAGCAGGGGGTGCATGATGGCGCTGGGCATGAGCTGGATGACACGGGGGGGGGCAGCGTCCTGGCACCCGGGGCTGCCTGGGCAGGGGGCTTCGCGGGGCGTGGCACAGCGGCCGTTAGGGGCAGCAGGGGACACCGACAGAGTGTACAAGTCCTCGGGCAGGTGGTGGTTGCTGTCGGGCAGCTGGGAGGACGTCTGGAGGTGGTCCTCGGCACCAGGACGTGGGTAGTTGGGGTCCAGGGGGGAGAGGCGGGGAGGCGAGCGGGAGCGGTGTCGGAGCTCAATGGTGGGTGGGTGCTGGGGTTGGGGCTCTGTACCACGTGGTGTTCGCCGTACCGTTTCTGCATAAAGGGGaaaggaggatacctagtcagttgtacaactgaatgccttcaactaaaatgtgtcttccgcatttaacctaACCCCCCAAATCGACATCCACGGTGCTttgggaactgtgggttaactaccttgctcaggggcagaatgacagatttttaccttgtcagctcggggattcgatccagcaccctttcggttactggcccaacgctctaaccgctaggctacctgcagcccctagGATATGTTTCCAACATATTTACATGATGTCCAGTAGATGTCACTACACACATTTACAAACTTCATCATGTCTCAATGTATGTGGGTGGTGGATTATTAGTGATTGGTTTGGACTGCCCTCTACTGGGTAGAATATTACAACATGTTGAGTACACATTTACTTAGTGTTAACATGTGAATAGCTAGTATGCTTTGCCTCTAAGCAAGAAAGAAATATCTTTGCTTCTGCATACCAAAACTGGCATACCGAACAACAAGGAAGTCCTGAGCATCTGAATCATCTAACCCAATCACTTCCCCTATAAAACATGTAGAGATGAGGAACTGTAGATAATCAACTCCTAGACCAAAGGTTGTTTAAATAGAAGCATTTCCT encodes:
- the LOC118392452 gene encoding transcription factor ETV6-like isoform X1, whose protein sequence is MSESPSQIITKQERSSFSPSSASPLPNSTSSPVHAPTARPASRMEDEPARLPVHLRLQPVFWSREDVGQWLRWAEREFALRPNTSGSFQMNGKALLLLTKEDFRYRSPHSGDVLYELLQHILKQRKPHASYPSAYFPGNSFHPLPEGALQHHKLEETVRRTPRGTEPQPQHPPTIELRHRSRSPPRLSPLDPNYPRPGAEDHLQTSSQLPDSNHHLPEDLYTLSVSPAAPNGRCATPREAPCPGSPGCQDAAPPRVIQLMPSAIMHPLLLSPGRGGVAGDFRHGRGGPPLQAPHENGREGKGHIQLALAHHQQHALHQQEEALYRNHHVIVPVSPPEEQAMPIGRIADCRLLWDYVYQLLSDSRYENYIRWEDTETKVFRIMDPNGLARLWGNHKNRTNMTYEKMSRALRHYYKLNIIRKEPGQRLLFRFMKTPDEIMSGQTDRLEHIESDTDDQIYIKEEC
- the LOC118392452 gene encoding transcription factor ETV6-like isoform X2 is translated as MSESPSQIITKERSSFSPSSASPLPNSTSSPVHAPTARPASRMEDEPARLPVHLRLQPVFWSREDVGQWLRWAEREFALRPNTSGSFQMNGKALLLLTKEDFRYRSPHSGDVLYELLQHILKQRKPHASYPSAYFPGNSFHPLPEGALQHHKLEETVRRTPRGTEPQPQHPPTIELRHRSRSPPRLSPLDPNYPRPGAEDHLQTSSQLPDSNHHLPEDLYTLSVSPAAPNGRCATPREAPCPGSPGCQDAAPPRVIQLMPSAIMHPLLLSPGRGGVAGDFRHGRGGPPLQAPHENGREGKGHIQLALAHHQQHALHQQEEALYRNHHVIVPVSPPEEQAMPIGRIADCRLLWDYVYQLLSDSRYENYIRWEDTETKVFRIMDPNGLARLWGNHKNRTNMTYEKMSRALRHYYKLNIIRKEPGQRLLFRFMKTPDEIMSGQTDRLEHIESDTDDQIYIKEEC
- the LOC118392452 gene encoding transcription factor ETV6-like isoform X3, with amino-acid sequence MQERSSFSPSSASPLPNSTSSPVHAPTARPASRMEDEPARLPVHLRLQPVFWSREDVGQWLRWAEREFALRPNTSGSFQMNGKALLLLTKEDFRYRSPHSGDVLYELLQHILKQRKPHASYPSAYFPGNSFHPLPEGALQHHKLEETVRRTPRGTEPQPQHPPTIELRHRSRSPPRLSPLDPNYPRPGAEDHLQTSSQLPDSNHHLPEDLYTLSVSPAAPNGRCATPREAPCPGSPGCQDAAPPRVIQLMPSAIMHPLLLSPGRGGVAGDFRHGRGGPPLQAPHENGREGKGHIQLALAHHQQHALHQQEEALYRNHHVIVPVSPPEEQAMPIGRIADCRLLWDYVYQLLSDSRYENYIRWEDTETKVFRIMDPNGLARLWGNHKNRTNMTYEKMSRALRHYYKLNIIRKEPGQRLLFRFMKTPDEIMSGQTDRLEHIESDTDDQIYIKEEC
- the LOC118392452 gene encoding transcription factor ETV6-like isoform X4 translates to MERSSFSPSSASPLPNSTSSPVHAPTARPASRMEDEPARLPVHLRLQPVFWSREDVGQWLRWAEREFALRPNTSGSFQMNGKALLLLTKEDFRYRSPHSGDVLYELLQHILKQRKPHASYPSAYFPGNSFHPLPEGALQHHKLEETVRRTPRGTEPQPQHPPTIELRHRSRSPPRLSPLDPNYPRPGAEDHLQTSSQLPDSNHHLPEDLYTLSVSPAAPNGRCATPREAPCPGSPGCQDAAPPRVIQLMPSAIMHPLLLSPGRGGVAGDFRHGRGGPPLQAPHENGREGKGHIQLALAHHQQHALHQQEEALYRNHHVIVPVSPPEEQAMPIGRIADCRLLWDYVYQLLSDSRYENYIRWEDTETKVFRIMDPNGLARLWGNHKNRTNMTYEKMSRALRHYYKLNIIRKEPGQRLLFRFMKTPDEIMSGQTDRLEHIESDTDDQIYIKEEC